A stretch of the Chlamydia pecorum E58 genome encodes the following:
- a CDS encoding MBL fold metallo-hydrolase, with the protein MEGFFPLASGSKGNCAYLGTKSCKILIDLGISKQHVKQELVSMGVHPEEIQAILISHEHSDHISGIKSFVKAYRTPIICNLETARALFQLIDAPLTFNIFSTGSAFHFHDLKIHTFNLPHDAVDPVGFIFYYRDEKFGFCTDLGWGTSLIAHQLYDCDYLLIESNHDPELVHASQRPEIYKRRVLSKVGHISNQECGQLLRKILTPKIKKLYLAHLSDTCNDPILALDTISEMISPISSIRAVVAASHTISDPVYFSPLVEV; encoded by the coding sequence ATGGAAGGTTTCTTTCCTTTAGCCTCAGGCTCCAAAGGAAATTGTGCTTATTTGGGAACAAAATCTTGTAAGATCCTAATAGATCTTGGCATTAGCAAGCAACACGTCAAGCAGGAGTTGGTTTCCATGGGAGTGCACCCTGAAGAAATTCAGGCGATTTTAATTTCTCATGAACACTCAGATCATATTTCGGGAATTAAAAGTTTTGTAAAAGCGTACCGCACTCCTATCATTTGCAATTTAGAAACGGCACGAGCACTCTTTCAGCTCATAGATGCCCCGCTAACCTTTAATATTTTCTCAACAGGCTCGGCATTTCATTTTCATGACTTAAAAATTCATACGTTTAACCTCCCTCACGATGCTGTAGATCCTGTAGGGTTTATTTTTTACTATCGTGATGAAAAATTCGGTTTCTGTACAGATTTAGGCTGGGGGACATCTCTTATCGCGCATCAACTATATGATTGTGATTATTTACTCATAGAATCCAACCATGATCCCGAGCTTGTACATGCCTCCCAGCGTCCTGAAATTTACAAAAGACGTGTGTTGAGTAAGGTAGGCCATATTTCTAATCAAGAATGTGGACAACTTCTAAGAAAAATCCTCACACCAAAAATTAAGAAACTCTACTTAGCACATCTTTCCGACACATGCAATGACCCTATTCTTGCTTTAGATACTATCTCGGAGATGATTTCCCCGATCTCTTCTATTCGTGCTGTTGTAGCAGCTTCTCATACCATTTCCGATCCGGTATATTTTTCTCCACTGGTAGAAGTGTAA